DNA sequence from the Candidatus Limnocylindrales bacterium genome:
GCATCAAAAATGACGGCGAAGTCCGCAGTCTAGCTGCAAAATCCACCATGTTGCGCTCGCTGGGACAGCCGCGGGAGAAGGCCCGGCAAGTCTGGTCCAGCCGTGCGGCCCTGCAATAGGCACCCATTGCATTGCAGACACGCGACTATCCCGGAGCCCGACACCCCCGAGCAGCCGGAGTTTCAACCTTCGTCACCGTCGGCGGTTTGACTCATCTCACGTGGGAAGACTATAGGACGTGCAGCGTCGTTCATTTTTTTGAGTTGGAGGGACCTTGGCGGGAGTCGTTGAAGAGAAGAAGCTCAGCCGCAAGGAACGCGAGCTTCAGTTTCGCCTCAATCTCGTGCTGGATGCGGCGGAGGAGATTTTCGCCGACACGTCCTTTGCGGGCGCTTCGGTCGAGGACATCGCTCAGCGAGCCGAGATCTCGGTCGGCACGCTGTACAATTTGTTTCGCTCCAAAGAGGACTTGTACCGGGCGATGGTCTCACGCGCCCAGAACATGTTCTTCGACCGGATGGTCGAGCGTCTGGACGAAGCGCGGGGACCTCGCGACAAGATCGTCGCGTCGGTCTCGTACTACTTCGAGCACTTCCACCGCTACGCCCGCCATTTCCGCCTCTACATGTCGGCCACCAACGGCTTTCAGTGGGAGCTGCGCAACAAGCTGGTCGGTGAGGCGCTGGAGCGCCAGAACCAGTTCGTCCGCCGCATCACCGATGTCTGCCAGGAGGGGCTCGACAAGGGCATCTTCAAGCGCGGCGTTTCGGCGGAGCTGCTGGCGGCGGTCATCCTCGGTGTACCGCATCCGTTCCTGAACGCCTGGCTGGAGCGAGAGAACATCGACTTGATGAGCCTGCTTCCGCACGCGTTGACCATCGTCGATCGCATTCTCGGCACCGACGAACACTAGAGAGGTCGCCTCCGGCGACGACCCGAGGACGCCGGCGGACCGGCGCCGTCGGGCGCGCGTCCCGCCTCCACGGCCTGCGGACAGGCTGTTACGGCGGGTTGAGGCGGCGCGGCGGACGGGACATCCTAGGCGACCTTTGAACGGAGAGGTGACCGAGAGGCCGAAGGTGCTCGCCTGCTAAGCGAGTGTGGGAGCTTTAAACTTCCACCGAGGGTTCGAATCCCTCCCTCTCCGCCATTAGAATACGGACGGCGCCGCCGCCGGACTCCAATCGAACCGAGGAAAGACGGCTTGAAACAGCGAACCCTCGCCCGTTGGGGCCTTGCCGGTCTTCTGTTGGTGGCGGGCTGTTCAGCGTCCCAGGACCACGAGATGTTGCCGGGTTCGCGCCGTACGGGCACGTCGGACGCTCCGGCCTTCTTCTCCCAATCGACCGACTACGGCTACAGGTACGCGCATAACTGGGTGAACCGTCCCTGCTTCACCATCGACCTGCCGGGACATAACTGGAAGCTGCAGTCGGCCACTCCGGATTTCGTCATGTGGAACCGTGGCGACCACACGCTCAAGGTCTACCTGACCGACAACCGCGTTTCGGCTTTTGCCGTTGCCGGCATGGATGCCGAGCAGGCGCTGCGCGCGTTCATCGGCTTCGAGCTCGACTACATCAAGCCCAAGTTTGATCACGACTACTCGCCGCCGCCGATCATCAACGTCGGCGCCAACGGCATGTATGCGCTGTGGCAATGGGAAGGCCGCGGCGGCCGCCGCGCCGGCGTCGGCCGCGCGCAGCCTGCCGACCAGCGACACACCATCATCAGCCTCTGGATCGATCCGTTTGTGCTCAGCTTCGACTGGGCCACCGCCAACATCACCAAGCCCGACACCAGCATTGAGGTCCAGGAGATCCTGGAGACGCTGCAGTTCTATCCGGAGTGCTTCGCCTCCATGCGCAGCGGCGAGACGTGGGTGGCGCCGCCCGAGGAAGAGCCGGTGATGTCGCCGCCGGATGCGCTGCCGTCGACCGACGATGCCGGCACCGCGCCGCCATCGCTGCCGCCGCCGTCTCCGATGCCGAGCACACCACCGCCGAGCACGTACCAGAACTACTGACGCCCGCATCGGGGTCAGGTCTTGCATCTGAGCATTTGAGACATGGCCGCGCAGGCGGAGCGGAAGTTGCGCCTCTGCTCCTCCGTCGTTATAAACCGGCGTCTTTCTTACGCGCCCGTAGCTCAATGGATAGAGCACCAGACTACGGATCTGGGGGTTACAAGTTCGACTCTTGTCGGGCGCGCTCTCTTTCTTCCCACGAATAATCCCGCAGCTTGGGCGTCTGCTCCTCGACCATCGGGGGCGTTGACAGCGTCGCTGCCGGCGGCACAGTGGAAATGCGGCGTTGACGCGCTGCTGGAGATTTCGAGCATGATTGCACTCCGTCCAAGTGGCGCGACGCTCGCCGTCGCGATGACGTTTCTGATCGCGGGCCTCATCAGCCCGGCGCAGGCCGCCGATCCCAAGCTCGATGCCGCCAACGAGCAGGTCGCGGCCGCCATCGCGAATCTCGAGTCCACCGATCTTCCCGACACAAAGGGACAGCGCTGCCGCAAGCAGGCCGACAAGGCCGTACGGCAGCTGAAAAAAGCTCAGGCGACCATTGCCAAGGCGAAGGCCTGCCAGGACGGCACGGCACCGGCTGAGAAATCGAACAGGAAAGGGCGCCGCGCGCGATAGCCACGCGCCGCGCCGCGAGCCCGCCCGATCAGGAGCCCATCATGCAAAGCATCAACATCTTTCTGACGCTCCTCCCATCGCTTCTCGCGCTGACGCTGGTCGTCGCTCCGGCAAGTGCGGAGAAGGGCGGCAAGGGCGCGGACAAGCACGCCGAGAAGCAGCGTCAGAAGGCTCAGCACGAGCATCAGAAGCGCGAGCAGAAGCTGGATCACGAATACCAGAAGCGCGAGCACAAGGCCGAGCACGAGTATCAGAAACGCGAGCAGAAGGCCGAGCACGAGTACATGAAGCGCGAGCAGAAGGCGGCCAAATTCCGCGACGACCAGCGCTCGCGCGTGGTCAGCTACTACCGCGAGCGCTACGCCGACGGCCGCGACTGCCCGCCAGGCCTGCGCAAGAAGAACAACGGCTGCCAGCCGCCCGGACATGCCAAGCGCTACTCGGTCGGCCGTGCACTCAGCGGCGACGTCTCGCTGTATCCGCTGCCGCAGGATCTGATCGTCGGCCTGTCGCCGCCGCCTCCCGGCTTCGCCTACGGCTTCATCGACGGAGACGTGGTGCTGTACGAGGTGCCGACGCGAGTCGTCGTCGACGTCGTCGTCGTGCCGTTCTGACCCGGCCGGCAGCCGAGGATCCCGCGACGGCGTCCGAGGATCCCGGGACGACGTGCCTTCCCTGACGAGGCTGGTATACACGCGCCGATGAAGGCGCCCGACTTCGTGTACCAGGATCCGTTCCCGCTCGGCCAGGACACCACCGAGTATCGTCTGCTCACGCACGAGTTCGTCTCGCAGTCGCAGCTCGACGGCGAGCCGGTGCTCAAGGTCGAGCCGGAGGCGCTCAGCTACCTTGCGCACCAGGCGCTGCGCGACTGCTCGTTCCTGCTGCGCGAAAAGCACCTCCGACAGGTCGCGGCCATCCTCGAGGACGGGCAGGCCTCCGACAACGACCGCTACGTGGCGCTGACGATGCTGCGCAACGCCGAGGTAGCCGCGGAAGGCATCCTGCCGTTTTGCCAGGACACCGGCACCGCCACGATCATC
Encoded proteins:
- a CDS encoding TetR/AcrR family transcriptional regulator, whose amino-acid sequence is MAGVVEEKKLSRKERELQFRLNLVLDAAEEIFADTSFAGASVEDIAQRAEISVGTLYNLFRSKEDLYRAMVSRAQNMFFDRMVERLDEARGPRDKIVASVSYYFEHFHRYARHFRLYMSATNGFQWELRNKLVGEALERQNQFVRRITDVCQEGLDKGIFKRGVSAELLAAVILGVPHPFLNAWLERENIDLMSLLPHALTIVDRILGTDEH